The following proteins come from a genomic window of Larimichthys crocea isolate SSNF chromosome III, L_crocea_2.0, whole genome shotgun sequence:
- the LOC104934258 gene encoding lymphotoxin-alpha isoform X1 — MSDGRQWLIREWENSDMEMADLQRNTLIRFLHEKEARLQRMCHFVAVGIVLLISAALALMIMDVYGRRVDTHPDMQPTPQAIRNSTDTRHEEQRLNHLGYPMAMLTAPRFYNYEDYLEWENEIGHAFCHGGFSYANRSLVVPRKGMYRVFLQITYEGKAQECPSDNQLKLSNMVFHFQDAYTMDVSLLSSADTVSCDMEGWTKSLYTSGLFYLEANSRLRVRSSYPALIVKTEHQVFFGAEFVPQ; from the exons ATGTCGGATGGCAGGCAGTGGTTGATCCGCGAATGGGAAAACAGCGACATGGAGATGGCAGATTTACAACGAAACACTTTGATTCGATTTCTCCACGAGAAGGAGGCTCGACTGCAGCGAATGTGCCACTTTGTGGCCGTGGGGATCGTTCTGCTGATTTCCGCGGCTTTGGCTTTAATGATCATGGATGTGTACGGGCGGAGAGTCGACACACATCCAGACATGCAG CCCACACCCCAGGCTATCAGGAATTCAACAG ACACCAGACATGAAGAGCAGCGACTTAATCACTTGGGGTATCCAATGGCCATGCTAACAG CTCCTCGCTTTTACAATTATGAGGACTATCTCGAATGGGAGAATGAGATTGGACATGCCTTCTGTCATGGAGGTTTCAGCTACGCCAACAGGAGCCTAGTGGTCCCCAGAAAGGGCATGTACAGAGTCTTCCTGCAGATCACCTATGAGGGAAAGGCCCAGGAGTGTCCCAGTGATAACCAGCTGAAACTCAGTAATATGGTATTTCATTTTCAGGATGCTTACACTATGGATGTGTCTCTCCTGTCATCAGCCGACACAGTGAGTTGCGATATGGAGGGGTGGACTAAATCACTCTATACGTCTGGCTTGTTTTATCTGGAGGCTAACAGCAGACTACGTGTGCGATCATCATACCCCGCACTTATCGTTAAGACAGAACATCAGGTGTTCTTCGGAGCTGAATTTGTGCCTCAGTAA
- the LOC104934258 gene encoding lymphotoxin-alpha isoform X2 — protein sequence MSDGRQWLIREWENSDMEMADLQRNTLIRFLHEKEARLQRMCHFVAVGIVLLISAALALMIMDVYGRRVDTHPDMQPTPQAIRNSTDTRHEEQRLNHLGYPMAMLTAPRFYNYEDYLEWENEIGHAFCHGGFSYANRSLVVPRKGMYRVFLQITYEGKAQECPSDNQLKLSNMMLLVTCTTPALLNVCIPPRSRPENLLFPIVHNTCGTNTNTPLEITAWADSNKYIKGKILNAEDNEDK from the exons ATGTCGGATGGCAGGCAGTGGTTGATCCGCGAATGGGAAAACAGCGACATGGAGATGGCAGATTTACAACGAAACACTTTGATTCGATTTCTCCACGAGAAGGAGGCTCGACTGCAGCGAATGTGCCACTTTGTGGCCGTGGGGATCGTTCTGCTGATTTCCGCGGCTTTGGCTTTAATGATCATGGATGTGTACGGGCGGAGAGTCGACACACATCCAGACATGCAG CCCACACCCCAGGCTATCAGGAATTCAACAG ACACCAGACATGAAGAGCAGCGACTTAATCACTTGGGGTATCCAATGGCCATGCTAACAG CTCCTCGCTTTTACAATTATGAGGACTATCTCGAATGGGAGAATGAGATTGGACATGCCTTCTGTCATGGAGGTTTCAGCTACGCCAACAGGAGCCTAGTGGTCCCCAGAAAGGGCATGTACAGAGTCTTCCTGCAGATCACCTATGAGGGAAAGGCCCAGGAGTGTCCCAGTGATAACCAGCTGAAACTCAGTAATATG ATGCTGCTCGTCACTtgcacgacaccagctctgctcaaCGTCTGCATTCCCCCGCGctccaggcctgaaaacctcctcttccccaTTGTCCAcaacacctgtggtacaaacactaacactcccctggagATCACAGCCTGGGCAGACAGCAACAAATATATCAAA